A single region of the Oleispira antarctica RB-8 genome encodes:
- the hemA gene encoding Glutamyl-tRNA reductase: MGIIALGINHKTAPVAVREKVSFDPATMPDVLQQLLQTLTPVTEVSILSTCNRTEIYCSYKQADDDTEIHTYTGQILLSWLSQHHGVDERVLSDSSYIYHDDDAVRHMMRVASGLDSLVLGEPQILGQFKSAFAVSQEAGTTGSQLGRLFRQTFNVAKEVRTNTAIGQNPVSVAFAAVSMAKHIFTDLSKSTALLIGAGETIDLVAKHLKDAGIKQIIVANRTLARAQKLAEQFHAEAVLLEDIAQELPRADIVISSTASPLPILGKGTVERALKKRRHSPMFMVDIAVPRDIEEEVGDLNDVFLYTVDDLKDIIEENVKSRQDAAKQAEQLIISGVERFMRELRSLDVVSTVISMRSQVEKLKEACLVKARKQLENGDDPARVLQIFAHTYTNKILHTPTKQMRKAGAEGQLEIMDWAEELFQLSSNTEDSLTENNEKNKSE; this comes from the coding sequence ATGGGAATCATAGCGCTTGGCATTAATCACAAAACCGCCCCAGTGGCAGTGCGTGAAAAGGTTTCGTTTGATCCAGCAACTATGCCGGATGTACTTCAGCAGTTGCTGCAAACGCTAACGCCTGTCACTGAAGTATCGATTCTATCAACCTGCAACCGAACTGAAATCTATTGTTCTTATAAGCAAGCAGATGATGATACTGAGATACATACGTATACAGGGCAAATTTTACTGTCTTGGTTGAGTCAGCATCATGGTGTTGATGAGCGAGTATTGTCTGATTCATCTTATATTTATCATGATGATGACGCGGTTCGACACATGATGAGAGTGGCCAGTGGTTTAGACTCACTAGTACTGGGCGAGCCACAAATCTTAGGCCAGTTCAAATCGGCTTTTGCTGTTTCGCAGGAAGCGGGCACTACAGGCAGTCAGCTTGGGCGCTTATTTCGTCAAACGTTCAATGTTGCAAAAGAAGTCAGAACTAATACCGCTATTGGGCAAAACCCGGTATCCGTTGCGTTTGCAGCTGTCAGTATGGCGAAGCATATTTTCACGGATCTTAGTAAAAGTACCGCCTTGTTAATCGGCGCCGGTGAAACTATTGATCTGGTGGCTAAGCATTTAAAAGATGCGGGCATTAAGCAAATTATTGTGGCTAACCGAACGTTAGCTAGGGCGCAAAAACTGGCGGAGCAGTTTCATGCGGAAGCTGTTTTGCTGGAAGACATAGCGCAAGAATTACCCCGTGCGGATATTGTGATTTCATCGACGGCTAGCCCACTGCCTATTTTAGGGAAGGGGACGGTAGAGCGAGCCCTTAAAAAACGCCGACATTCGCCGATGTTCATGGTTGATATTGCGGTGCCTCGCGATATAGAAGAAGAAGTGGGTGATCTTAATGACGTCTTCTTGTATACCGTGGATGATTTAAAAGACATTATTGAAGAAAATGTAAAGTCGCGCCAAGACGCAGCTAAGCAAGCCGAGCAGTTGATTATTTCAGGTGTGGAGCGTTTTATGCGAGAATTGCGCTCATTAGATGTGGTTTCAACTGTGATATCAATGCGCTCACAGGTTGAGAAATTAAAAGAAGCCTGTCTTGTTAAAGCGCGTAAGCAGCTTGAAAACGGTGATGATCCGGCCAGGGTTTTACAGATTTTTGCTCATACTTATACCAATAAAATATTGCACACTCCTACCAAGCAAATGCGTAAAGCAGGGGCCGAAGGCCAGCTTGAAATTATGGATTGGGCAGAAGAATTATTTCAGCTCTCAAGTAATACTGAAGACAGTCTGACTGAGAACAACGAGAAGAATAAATCAGAATGA
- a CDS encoding TPR domain protein — MLLRIVTLLIANSLIAGCSLLPMNGNSTRSDSATDTQAAHAEIDNSKSLETQEPVYDVPFSAPTLYSLLVAEVAGQRQQFDVSLANYLDQAHHTRDPGIAERATRIAQYLGINQYILESAQLWVSIAPLDAQAHQILSLALIKAGDFPAALQHMESVLELAGAGQFDYLALNAQLLNRTEKIALLQQVEQLTQKHNDYAPLWMAQGALLSQLGDYPAALIALNQALSLSEEYTAAALSKARVLHHLNRPEDALAALDELHNDLPKHKGIGVLRARILIDLKRFSEARAAFQYLAKLFPNDYSIQLSLGLLHMELEEYDQAIAVLSPLTLHENIDNEAYFYLARIAEKQQDPVRALRDYRAVQQGRQFLPAQFQAAQLLIQLEDMNAARDYLTHRRSEFPNYNIELVQLEVELLIKHKQIQEAYQLVDTALIDTPNNTKLLYSRGLLAEKLGNITQLEIDLRHIISLMPNNAEAINALGYTLADKTDRLDEALALIQQAITLSPNNPAIIDSLGWAHYRLGNLDKSVELLQQAFNNFPDHEVAAHLGEVLWQLERNKEAKSIWQQGLEQEPNSPIITDTLKRFNLDINLKSIPE, encoded by the coding sequence ATGTTACTTCGGATTGTTACCTTATTAATCGCCAATAGCTTAATAGCAGGCTGTTCACTTTTGCCAATGAACGGCAACTCAACTCGTTCAGACAGTGCTACAGATACTCAAGCAGCCCATGCTGAAATAGACAATAGCAAGAGTCTAGAAACCCAAGAGCCTGTTTATGACGTTCCTTTTTCTGCCCCGACACTGTATTCATTACTGGTTGCTGAAGTTGCAGGCCAGCGCCAACAGTTCGATGTATCTTTAGCGAATTATCTAGATCAAGCACACCATACTAGAGATCCCGGCATCGCCGAACGTGCTACACGTATTGCGCAATATTTAGGGATTAATCAATACATTCTAGAATCCGCACAGCTTTGGGTTTCCATTGCACCGCTCGATGCCCAAGCTCATCAAATATTATCATTAGCATTAATCAAAGCGGGAGATTTCCCAGCAGCATTACAGCATATGGAATCGGTATTAGAGCTTGCTGGCGCCGGTCAATTTGATTACCTCGCGCTCAATGCCCAATTATTAAACCGTACCGAAAAGATTGCTTTATTGCAGCAAGTTGAACAACTCACTCAAAAGCACAACGATTACGCCCCACTTTGGATGGCGCAAGGTGCACTTTTATCTCAACTGGGAGACTACCCAGCGGCTTTAATCGCCCTCAACCAAGCACTTTCTTTAAGTGAAGAATACACAGCAGCGGCGCTGAGTAAGGCACGAGTATTACATCACCTCAATCGCCCTGAAGATGCGCTCGCTGCATTAGACGAACTGCATAATGACTTACCAAAACATAAAGGCATTGGTGTCTTGCGTGCACGTATTTTGATTGATCTAAAACGTTTCAGCGAAGCCCGTGCAGCCTTTCAATATTTAGCGAAATTATTCCCCAACGATTATTCGATACAACTATCGCTGGGTTTACTGCACATGGAATTAGAAGAATACGACCAAGCCATTGCCGTATTAAGCCCACTAACATTGCACGAAAATATAGATAATGAAGCGTATTTTTACCTCGCACGCATTGCCGAAAAACAACAAGATCCCGTTCGAGCACTGCGCGATTATCGAGCCGTTCAACAAGGCCGACAGTTTTTACCTGCACAATTCCAAGCAGCACAATTGCTCATTCAATTAGAAGACATGAATGCCGCACGTGATTACCTAACTCACCGCCGTAGCGAATTTCCAAACTATAATATTGAACTCGTACAGCTTGAAGTAGAACTACTGATCAAGCATAAGCAAATACAAGAAGCCTACCAACTGGTCGATACTGCGTTAATCGACACGCCTAATAATACCAAACTGTTATATAGCAGAGGTTTATTGGCCGAGAAACTGGGCAATATCACTCAGTTAGAAATCGATCTACGTCATATTATTAGCCTAATGCCAAACAATGCAGAAGCAATTAATGCGCTTGGCTACACGCTTGCCGATAAAACAGATCGCCTTGATGAAGCGCTGGCGTTAATACAACAAGCCATCACACTCTCGCCTAACAACCCCGCGATTATCGATAGCTTAGGCTGGGCGCATTACCGATTAGGTAATCTAGATAAATCGGTGGAGTTATTGCAACAAGCTTTTAATAACTTTCCTGATCATGAAGTGGCCGCACATTTAGGGGAAGTATTATGGCAGTTAGAACGCAATAAAGAAGCCAAAAGTATTTGGCAGCAAGGTTTGGAACAAGAACCTAATAGTCCTATTATAACCGATACCTTAAAGCGGTTTAATCTAGATATTAATCTGAAATCAATACCAGAGTGA
- a CDS encoding Maf-like protein, putative has translation MSLPLLLASSSVYRKQLLEKLQLPFICASPDIDESILPSEQPSDYVQRLAIEKAKALKMEYPHHIIIGSDQCAVLEVNGQQQILGKPHTVENAIQQLSQASGQHVTFLTGLCVYNSDNQQCHSLVEPFSVHFRTLTRPQIERYIEQEMPLDCAGSFKSEGLGIRLFSALEGRDPNTLIGLPLIALIDLLEQQDIQVL, from the coding sequence ATGTCATTACCGCTTTTACTCGCTTCCAGCTCTGTCTACCGCAAACAGTTATTAGAAAAGTTACAGCTACCGTTTATTTGCGCCAGTCCCGATATCGACGAGTCAATATTACCCAGCGAACAGCCCAGTGATTATGTACAACGCCTGGCCATTGAAAAAGCCAAAGCGTTGAAAATGGAATATCCGCATCATATTATTATTGGTAGCGACCAATGTGCGGTATTAGAGGTGAATGGCCAGCAGCAGATTTTAGGCAAGCCTCATACGGTTGAGAACGCGATTCAACAACTTAGCCAAGCCAGTGGTCAGCACGTTACTTTTTTAACAGGACTGTGTGTTTACAATAGCGACAATCAACAATGCCATAGCCTAGTAGAACCGTTTAGTGTTCATTTTCGCACGCTAACACGGCCGCAAATTGAACGCTATATAGAACAAGAAATGCCATTAGATTGTGCAGGCAGTTTTAAATCAGAGGGCTTAGGCATTCGTTTATTCAGCGCCTTAGAGGGCCGAGACCCTAATACTTTAATTGGTTTACCATTAATCGCCTTGATCGATTTATTAGAACAACAAGATATTCAGGTGCTTTGA
- the gspC gene encoding General secretion pathway protein C, with translation MTEQTIVILPWQRLVLILGKLTFTVLISSQLAIFTWMILAPSSLVLSEPSRAQGAAAVIQNQSIADMHIFGDAVVEVMEVPKEVNAPKTRLRLELLGIMAASIAENSSAIIAPKGGAGENYRIGDVVQGRTKLAAVQQDQVILDSNGKLEALKFDLTDKQGIQQSAKPTPAQRRAQAGGTLKERFSHIRTASDAVSLLRDEVANNPAGALKQMGLEVAGNGSGYKVSNSGSMLTQLGLQPGDVILSVNGQTLGNLNDDQMLLEQVTNSGQARLEIQRGNRRFVVNHTIK, from the coding sequence GTGACTGAACAAACAATCGTTATTTTGCCTTGGCAACGACTGGTTTTAATTTTAGGTAAGCTTACTTTTACCGTGTTAATCTCTAGCCAATTAGCCATTTTTACGTGGATGATATTAGCGCCTAGTTCCTTAGTATTGTCAGAACCAAGTCGCGCACAAGGTGCCGCCGCAGTTATTCAAAATCAAAGTATTGCAGATATGCATATCTTTGGTGATGCGGTTGTGGAAGTGATGGAAGTTCCTAAAGAAGTAAATGCCCCTAAAACTCGTTTACGCCTAGAGTTGTTGGGAATTATGGCTGCAAGTATTGCAGAAAATTCTAGTGCGATCATTGCCCCGAAGGGCGGTGCAGGTGAAAATTACCGTATCGGAGATGTGGTTCAAGGCCGTACAAAGCTGGCAGCCGTGCAGCAAGATCAAGTGATCTTGGACAGTAATGGTAAGTTAGAAGCGCTGAAATTTGATCTAACCGACAAACAAGGCATTCAACAGTCCGCTAAGCCAACCCCCGCGCAAAGAAGAGCGCAAGCCGGTGGTACATTAAAAGAAAGATTCAGTCATATTCGCACTGCCTCAGATGCGGTAAGCCTATTAAGAGATGAGGTGGCTAATAATCCAGCGGGCGCCCTCAAGCAAATGGGGTTAGAAGTTGCGGGTAATGGCTCAGGCTATAAAGTTTCGAATTCGGGTTCAATGCTAACGCAGTTAGGCTTGCAACCGGGTGATGTGATTTTGTCTGTCAATGGACAGACATTGGGCAATTTAAATGATGATCAGATGTTATTAGAACAAGTGACTAATAGCGGTCAAGCGCGTTTGGAAATACAGCGTGGCAATCGTCGTTTTGTCGTTAACCATACCATTAAATAA
- the prfA gene encoding Peptide chain release factor 1 (RF-1) gives MKESLVHKLQHLSERYEEIGHLLSDNEIITNQDKFRNLSKEYSELEPVVQAYESFTEAQGDFSEAELLLKDEDPEMREMGQEEYKSAKATLETLEAELQVLLLPKDPNDGRNVILEIRAGTGGDEAAIFSGDLYRMYSRYAETQGFRVEILTTNDGDHGGYKEIIARISGTDVYSQLKFESGAHRVQRVPETESQGRVHTSACTVVIMPEVEGEGEIEIKKADLRVDTFRASGSGGQHVNKTDSAIRLTHLPTGFVVECQDERSQHKNRAKAMTVLASRINDAVLQKQQAEQAAERKSLVGSGDRSERIRTYNYPQGRVTDHRINLTLYKLDEVMQGDLGAVLKPLITEHQTEQLTALGSQE, from the coding sequence ATGAAAGAATCATTAGTTCATAAGTTACAGCATTTAAGTGAGCGCTACGAAGAAATTGGTCACCTATTAAGTGATAATGAAATCATCACTAATCAGGATAAATTTCGTAATTTATCCAAAGAGTATTCCGAATTAGAGCCTGTTGTGCAGGCTTATGAATCGTTTACAGAAGCGCAAGGTGATTTCTCTGAAGCCGAGCTGCTATTAAAAGACGAAGACCCAGAAATGCGTGAGATGGGTCAGGAAGAATATAAATCAGCCAAAGCAACGTTAGAAACGTTGGAAGCTGAACTGCAAGTTTTGCTATTGCCGAAAGATCCTAACGATGGCCGTAATGTTATTTTAGAAATTCGTGCCGGCACGGGGGGGGATGAAGCTGCTATTTTCTCTGGTGATTTATATCGCATGTATTCTCGCTATGCCGAGACGCAAGGTTTTCGCGTTGAAATTTTGACCACCAACGATGGTGATCATGGCGGTTATAAAGAAATTATTGCCCGTATTTCAGGCACCGATGTATATTCACAGCTGAAGTTTGAATCCGGCGCTCACCGTGTACAGCGTGTGCCAGAAACAGAATCTCAAGGCCGTGTTCATACCTCTGCGTGTACCGTTGTGATCATGCCAGAAGTTGAAGGCGAAGGTGAGATCGAAATTAAGAAAGCTGATTTACGCGTTGATACGTTCCGTGCCTCCGGCTCGGGTGGGCAGCACGTTAACAAAACCGATTCCGCAATTCGTTTAACGCACTTACCAACAGGGTTCGTGGTCGAATGCCAAGACGAGCGCTCTCAGCATAAAAACCGTGCGAAAGCGATGACGGTTCTTGCCAGTCGAATCAATGATGCGGTATTGCAAAAGCAGCAAGCGGAGCAAGCAGCAGAGCGTAAAAGTTTAGTAGGCAGTGGTGATCGTTCAGAGCGAATCCGCACTTACAATTACCCACAGGGCCGTGTTACAGATCACAGAATCAACTTAACATTATACAAGCTTGATGAAGTGATGCAGGGAGATTTGGGCGCGGTCTTGAAGCCTTTGATTACCGAACATCAAACAGAGCAGTTAACGGCTTTGGGTAGCCAAGAATAA
- the gspD gene encoding General secretion pathway protein D, with the protein MFKRFCKIALLAMTIAISIPALTVHAEDQNWQVNLKDADISAFIGQIADITGKSFVIDPRVKGKVTVVSTETMNTEAVYELFLSVLKVHGYAAVPAGDVVMVVQQNSVKQQGRDLEEKFKKQSQEMVTKVIMIKNTPALDLVPILRPLVAKYGHLAGVKSANALIISDHASNINRIEQIIDRLDKSGSEELEVIQLKEAWVGNVVTMLQSLDPDKVAQGKGSSSGGAGSIRVVADERSNRLIIKGEKTSRERIRILIQQLDKPSYFSGSTKVIRLKYADAKKLAELLKGVMSESDSGSKDANKAKGKASIHADEELNALVVRAEPSILKEIDEIIHELDVRRAQVLIESAIVEVTGEVSDSLGFQWALGDTDNPVAGTNFGNAGQSLSTLAAGVASGTPTLSNGLTLGGFKETNGQVDFGVILQALESQSNTNLLSTPSIMTLDNQEAEIIVGQNVPFLTGSTSSSANSNPFTTISREDIGVTLKIKPHIHEGNELRLEVEVSAESVANTTVQGQADLITNKRSLKTMILAADEETIVLGGLISDDIVETESKVPLLGDIPLLGWLFKSKSTQHVKRNLMVFLRPTIVLDKQKATTLTQDKYNGVWEFDLSGDLEVDDVNRRMSRLFKGVQLSN; encoded by the coding sequence GTGTTTAAGCGTTTTTGTAAAATTGCACTGTTGGCTATGACTATTGCCATCAGTATTCCTGCGTTGACTGTTCATGCAGAAGATCAGAACTGGCAAGTAAATCTTAAAGATGCCGATATATCGGCGTTCATTGGACAGATTGCTGATATCACTGGTAAGAGCTTTGTTATTGACCCTAGGGTCAAAGGTAAGGTAACGGTGGTTTCAACTGAAACCATGAATACCGAAGCCGTTTATGAACTTTTCTTATCGGTGTTAAAAGTCCACGGCTATGCGGCGGTGCCAGCGGGTGATGTTGTCATGGTCGTGCAGCAAAACTCGGTTAAGCAGCAAGGTCGAGATTTAGAAGAGAAGTTCAAAAAACAAAGCCAAGAAATGGTCACAAAAGTGATCATGATTAAAAATACACCGGCTTTGGATTTAGTGCCTATCTTGCGCCCGCTGGTGGCTAAATATGGCCACCTCGCGGGGGTGAAATCTGCCAATGCATTGATCATTTCCGATCATGCTTCAAACATCAATCGTATTGAACAGATTATCGATCGTCTTGATAAGTCTGGCTCTGAAGAGTTAGAAGTTATTCAATTGAAAGAAGCATGGGTTGGGAACGTTGTGACTATGTTGCAAAGTCTAGATCCCGATAAAGTGGCTCAAGGTAAAGGCTCTTCGAGTGGTGGTGCTGGTAGTATTCGAGTGGTTGCCGATGAGCGCAGCAATCGATTAATTATTAAGGGTGAGAAGACATCGCGAGAACGTATTCGTATATTGATTCAACAGCTAGATAAGCCTTCTTATTTCTCAGGTAGCACCAAGGTTATTCGCTTGAAATACGCGGATGCCAAGAAGTTAGCAGAATTATTGAAAGGGGTTATGTCAGAATCGGACTCCGGTAGTAAAGATGCCAATAAAGCGAAAGGCAAAGCGAGTATTCATGCTGATGAAGAACTGAACGCTCTTGTGGTACGTGCTGAACCTTCTATTTTAAAAGAAATTGATGAAATTATTCATGAGCTGGATGTTCGTCGAGCTCAGGTACTAATTGAATCAGCTATTGTTGAAGTGACGGGTGAGGTGAGCGACTCTTTAGGTTTCCAATGGGCCTTGGGTGATACCGATAACCCTGTTGCGGGTACAAACTTTGGTAATGCTGGGCAGTCTTTATCAACGCTTGCCGCAGGTGTAGCGTCAGGCACTCCGACCTTGAGTAACGGTTTAACGTTAGGTGGCTTTAAAGAAACGAATGGTCAGGTAGATTTTGGTGTCATTCTACAAGCGTTAGAAAGTCAGAGTAATACTAACTTACTATCGACTCCTAGTATTATGACGCTTGATAACCAAGAAGCAGAAATTATTGTGGGCCAGAATGTTCCTTTCTTAACAGGTTCTACTTCGTCAAGTGCGAACAGCAATCCGTTTACCACCATTTCACGTGAAGATATTGGTGTAACGCTGAAAATTAAGCCGCATATCCATGAAGGTAATGAATTGCGTCTAGAGGTCGAGGTAAGCGCTGAGTCTGTGGCTAATACCACCGTTCAGGGACAGGCGGATTTGATTACCAATAAGCGTTCATTGAAAACAATGATTTTAGCCGCTGATGAAGAAACAATTGTATTAGGTGGTTTGATCAGTGACGACATTGTTGAAACAGAAAGTAAGGTTCCGCTGTTGGGTGACATACCATTATTAGGTTGGTTATTTAAAAGTAAAAGTACACAACATGTGAAGCGTAATTTGATGGTTTTTTTACGCCCAACGATTGTATTGGATAAGCAAAAAGCGACGACTTTAACTCAAGACAAATACAATGGTGTTTGGGAGTTTGATTTGTCAGGTGATTTAGAAGTGGATGATGTGAATAGACGCATGAGTCGTTTATTTAAAGGTGTTCAACTGAGTAACTAA
- a CDS encoding Putative methyltransferase: protein MPGYAETVAMSGVIAGEYARANTNLYDLGCSLGAVTLAMRHGVKAEHCKIIGIDNSAAMIEQAGHYIALDDGKVDVELLCADITVQNIENASVVALNYVLQFIAKDQRLNLLSQIADGLNVGGALILSEKICFDDDEQPLQDKLHLDFKRANGYSELEIAQKRSAIENVLIPETESAHIARLKQAGFGQVIRWYQCFNFVSYLAIK from the coding sequence GTGCCAGGCTATGCCGAAACCGTGGCAATGTCGGGTGTGATTGCCGGTGAATATGCTCGTGCTAATACCAATTTGTACGATTTAGGCTGTTCATTAGGTGCGGTGACATTGGCGATGCGTCATGGGGTTAAAGCTGAGCATTGTAAAATTATCGGCATTGATAATTCTGCAGCGATGATCGAGCAAGCGGGGCATTATATTGCGCTAGATGATGGCAAGGTTGATGTTGAGTTATTGTGCGCTGACATTACCGTTCAGAATATTGAAAATGCCTCTGTGGTGGCATTGAACTACGTGTTGCAATTTATTGCTAAAGATCAGCGTTTGAATTTATTAAGCCAAATTGCCGATGGCCTTAATGTGGGTGGAGCGTTGATTTTATCAGAGAAAATTTGTTTCGATGATGACGAGCAACCGCTGCAAGATAAACTGCATTTAGACTTTAAGCGCGCTAATGGTTATAGCGAATTAGAAATTGCGCAAAAACGCAGCGCGATTGAAAACGTACTGATTCCAGAAACTGAAAGTGCTCATATTGCGCGTTTAAAGCAGGCAGGTTTTGGTCAGGTTATTCGCTGGTATCAATGTTTTAATTTTGTATCTTATTTGGCGATCAAATAA
- a CDS encoding Methyltransferase, which translates to MNVDVFSWFDDIQAAMEQEGSLLKPWAEILPQQLHALFNEKVHGDQQRWLDALESLPAVEDTITDLQQDCIQLASDALTDDISRQIKTGLEQLSPWRKGPFQFFDTHIDTEWRSDWKWQRIAAHLAPLEGRTILDVGCGSGYHMWRMLGAGAYRVVGIDPSRLFLAQFQAFKQYAQLGQQQSGSKQPLKIDLLPLKMEDVPRPLKAFDTTFSMGVLYHRKSPIDHLAELKDTLKPGGQLVLETLVIEGELGEVLMPEDRYAQMRNVWFLPSCDTLLLWARRAGFKNPRIVEKNVTRLEEQRSTDWMQYQSLTDFLDADDKSKTAEGYPAPLRATLIAEA; encoded by the coding sequence ATGAACGTAGATGTATTTTCTTGGTTTGATGATATTCAAGCTGCCATGGAGCAAGAAGGCAGCTTGTTGAAACCTTGGGCTGAAATTTTACCGCAGCAGCTGCATGCACTTTTTAATGAAAAAGTGCATGGCGATCAACAACGTTGGTTAGATGCTTTAGAAAGTTTGCCTGCGGTTGAAGATACAATCACAGATTTACAGCAAGATTGTATTCAATTAGCCAGCGATGCGTTGACGGATGATATAAGTCGTCAAATAAAAACTGGCCTAGAGCAGCTTAGCCCTTGGCGTAAAGGTCCGTTTCAGTTCTTTGATACGCACATCGATACCGAGTGGCGCAGTGATTGGAAGTGGCAGCGCATAGCAGCACATCTAGCCCCGTTAGAAGGCCGCACAATATTAGATGTTGGTTGTGGTTCGGGTTATCACATGTGGCGTATGCTGGGCGCAGGGGCTTATCGTGTTGTTGGGATTGATCCATCCCGTTTGTTTCTTGCTCAGTTCCAAGCATTTAAGCAATATGCTCAGCTGGGTCAGCAGCAGTCTGGTAGCAAGCAGCCTTTGAAAATTGATTTATTGCCGCTGAAAATGGAAGACGTGCCGCGCCCATTAAAAGCGTTTGATACAACCTTTTCTATGGGGGTTTTGTACCATCGAAAATCCCCCATCGATCATTTAGCAGAACTTAAAGATACTCTTAAGCCTGGCGGGCAGCTGGTATTGGAAACCTTAGTGATCGAAGGCGAGCTAGGGGAAGTATTAATGCCGGAAGATCGTTATGCGCAGATGCGTAATGTATGGTTTTTGCCGAGCTGCGATACGCTTTTATTGTGGGCACGACGAGCAGGCTTTAAAAATCCTAGAATTGTCGAGAAAAATGTCACCCGTCTTGAAGAGCAACGCTCGACCGATTGGATGCAGTATCAATCATTAACGGACTTTCTGGACGCCGATGATAAGAGCAAAACAGCGGAAGGCTACCCAGCGCCTTTGCGGGCAACGCTGATTGCTGAGGCTTAG
- a CDS encoding DSBA oxidoreductase family protein, which produces MKETLQKIIQPYAARLISSNRLLTFKRQLQEAKRKLLGRSHHIDVYLRINDPYSYLLVQVLADFEQRFDVGIQFKTILNLQQDMYPEETMWHDNGFLDATHLADLYKLEWPDKAPETTSEEELSKVGQGTLLLLQLESSGERPSDWAAVEKIFKRYWFQQPFESLPESALTANKLSANSLNDLACSQQLLANEQALAIKGHYMSAMLNYAGEWYWGLDRLDHLEKRLLQLGLGNGSEVLFDKTYRDFCKTAPLLAASSQHKKLTLYFSIRSPYSHLGLKQAIKLAQHYQLTFEVKPVLPMVMRGLRVPDTKKMYIFYDTKREAEKLGIDYGFVADPLGEGVNRCYSLFKYAQSCNKETEYLLNYAEAVNAQGIRSETDAGLKHIVERSGLDWDHAKPLLVQDNRDQQWQAWAEENRQEMVALGSWGVPTFQYGDLVLWGQDRAGLIERAVIQDFL; this is translated from the coding sequence ATGAAAGAGACGTTACAGAAAATAATACAACCTTATGCTGCTCGTTTAATCTCCAGTAATAGGCTGTTAACGTTCAAGCGTCAGTTGCAAGAAGCGAAACGCAAGCTGCTTGGGCGTTCGCATCATATTGATGTTTATCTGCGTATTAATGACCCTTACAGTTATTTGTTGGTACAGGTCTTAGCGGATTTTGAGCAACGTTTTGATGTCGGTATTCAATTTAAGACCATCTTAAACCTACAGCAGGATATGTATCCCGAAGAAACTATGTGGCATGACAATGGTTTCTTGGATGCGACCCATCTTGCAGATTTGTACAAGCTTGAATGGCCTGATAAAGCACCTGAAACAACAAGTGAAGAAGAGTTGAGTAAAGTAGGGCAAGGTACTTTATTGTTGTTACAGCTTGAAAGCTCAGGCGAACGCCCGAGTGACTGGGCTGCGGTTGAGAAAATATTTAAGCGCTATTGGTTTCAGCAGCCTTTTGAATCTTTACCTGAGAGCGCGTTAACAGCTAATAAGCTAAGTGCTAATTCATTAAATGATCTTGCTTGCTCGCAGCAACTGCTGGCGAATGAGCAAGCCTTGGCTATTAAAGGCCATTATATGAGTGCAATGCTTAATTATGCCGGAGAGTGGTATTGGGGGCTCGATCGGTTAGATCATTTGGAAAAGCGTTTATTGCAGCTGGGCTTAGGGAATGGAAGTGAGGTTCTTTTTGATAAAACGTATCGTGACTTCTGTAAGACAGCACCTTTACTCGCTGCAAGTTCTCAGCATAAAAAATTGACGTTATATTTTTCTATTCGCAGTCCTTATTCTCACCTGGGCTTAAAGCAGGCAATTAAGCTGGCTCAGCATTATCAATTAACATTTGAGGTTAAGCCCGTTCTGCCTATGGTGATGCGTGGATTACGAGTACCTGATACAAAAAAAATGTATATCTTTTATGATACCAAGCGTGAAGCCGAAAAATTGGGCATCGATTATGGTTTTGTAGCAGATCCTTTGGGTGAGGGTGTTAATCGCTGCTACTCATTATTTAAATATGCGCAATCGTGCAACAAAGAAACGGAGTATTTACTGAATTATGCTGAGGCCGTTAATGCCCAAGGCATTCGCTCCGAAACCGATGCGGGATTGAAACATATTGTTGAGCGCTCTGGGTTAGATTGGGATCATGCTAAGCCGTTATTAGTGCAGGATAATCGAGATCAGCAGTGGCAAGCTTGGGCAGAAGAAAATCGACAAGAAATGGTGGCATTAGGCTCTTGGGGTGTACCCACATTTCAATATGGCGACCTAGTATTGTGGGGGCAAGATAGGGCAGGCTTAATTGAACGAGCCGTTATACAGGACTTTTTATGA